In Plasmodium brasilianum strain Bolivian I chromosome Unknown PB_00_01, whole genome shotgun sequence, one genomic interval encodes:
- a CDS encoding uncharacterized protein (Plasmodium exported protein), whose translation MVHYKAFIFTFLIWERENTKNCNSNNTCDVEQNELHIKLGMRVSRILYELDRIHSSNGHGSTISLLGTNSNNGNKKYGKNYKERVDSYENVNDDDEENDDDEENDDDEDFEKVKNPYADVYNSSVESLGDSSNDIFNKRGNKNGSNNNVKQNLKNYQNKNSQKTNYKITQNENVTKKHNEVNGLDSEFRKKLFDSKSSLSSSTENLGIYFDKYCNDSKKNNGHNKKTKRNYKDELDDKIDEVILRDKLAERDVLTNNKKENSSVKKQSDMNFPGFLLNYKYNQRDKYNYHLNHKEVVSECLKNLKEKEKKTLQKVLDSNMYDDVNPLDKKEVQEKFKTRSSNILKKKYNSEKDRRDIDSSSEDESVLRKKKTSYPKQKYLIVLLKTKNSSSKSMEDLREQIDKTMDNNTALIAHALLNKIEKVKNDISDMKEKHAKETQYLNSKLKRSVKRAFFCIPLIVLIVNITFLILLEVFEIFSFPSLFVIFTIVIGIFLSYVLAGKLLYGSPMKLIRNLFQINF comes from the exons ATGGTACATTATAaagcttttatttttaccttcCTTATTTGGGAAAGGGAAAATACCAAAAAT TGTAATTCAAATAACACATGTGATGTTGAGCAGAATGAACTACACATTAAACTAGGTATGAGAGTTTCTAGAATTTTATACGAATTGGATCGCATCCATAGTTCAAATGGTCATGGTAGTACTATATCTTTATTAGGTACGAACAGTAATAATGGTAACAAAAAGTATGGAAAGAATTATAAAGAACGTGTAGATAGTTATGAAAATGTTAATGATGACGATGAGGaaaatgatgatgatgaggaaaatgatgatgatgaagattttgaaaaggtaaaaaacCCATATGCAGATGTTTATAATTCATCCGTAGAATCATTAGGAGATAGTTctaatgatatttttaataagcGTGGTAATAAGAATGGCTCAAATAATAATGTCAAGCAAAATTTGAAGaattatcaaaataaaaacagcCAAAAgacaaattataaaataacacagaatgaaaatgtaacaaaaaaacataatgaaGTTAATGGATTGGACAGTgaattcagaaaaaaattgtttgaTAGTAAGAGTAGTTTAAGTAGTAGCACGGAAAATCTTGGTATATATTTCGATAAATATTGTAATGATAGTAAAAAGAATAACGGACATAACAAAAAAACGAAACGCAATTATAAAGATGAATTAGATGATAAAATTGATGAAGTTATATTAAGAGATAAATTAGCTGAACGAGATGTATTaacaaataacaaaaaagagaACAGTTCAGTAAAAAAACAATCAGATATGAATTTCCCAGGATTTTTgcttaattataaatataatcaaAGAGATAAGTATAACTATCATTTAAATCATAAGGAAGTTGTATCAGAatgcttaaaaaatttgaaagaaaaggaaaaaaaaacattacaAAAAGTATTAGATTCTAATATGTATGATGATGTAAATCCATTGGATAAGAAAGAAGTCCAAGAGAAATTTAAAACTCGCTctagtaatatattaaaaaaaaaatataatagtgAAAAAGATAGACGGGATATTGATAGTAGTTCAGAAGATGAATCagtattaagaaaaaaaaaaacatctTATCCtaagcaaaaatatttaatagtGTTATTGAAAACAAAGAATAGTAGTTCAAAATCAATGGAGGACCTTAGAGAACAAATAGATAAAACCATGGACAATAATACTGCATTAATTGCTCATGCGTtactaaataaaattgaaaaggttaaaaatgatatatcagatatgaaagaaaaacatgCAAAAGAAACCCAATATCTTAATTCCAAACTTAAAAGAAGTGTTAAACGTGCCTTTTTCTGTATACCGTTAATTGTCCTAATAGTAAATATAACATTCCTAATTCTATTGGAAgtatttgaaattttttcttttccgtctttatttgttatttttactattgttattggAATATTTCTTTCATACGTCCTTGCGGGGAAACTGTTATATGGATCTCCAATGAAATTGATACGTAATCTATTTCAAATTAACTTCTAA
- a CDS encoding uncharacterized protein (Plasmodium exported protein), with product MMIEKSNKKIIFSKFFTLTLLVWMWKYFDNTSAFNSSLNNQNNNNCHVDTNVMRALCGEGNANSSLKGRILTTKYGNSEYDYYNYHDGEDSNYNSFERLHEQTRKNLYKRKKRKTLLSSIGKTLKKYDKRYEDKVMSAFYIDDRRNNDNVYNLQFIVSKVAQISTPVLLSIMYAFISFCLFTSTFIRIFLPFLVFIASILYTVKKFVKCYVKAIRKEKIYNSKGKIQMKYDY from the exons atgatgatagaaaaatcaaataaaaaaatcatcttttctaaattttttaccCTTACCCTTTTAGTATGGATGTGGAAATATTTCGATAAc ACATCTGCCTTTAATTCATCATTGAATAATCAGAACAACAATAATTGCCACGTAGATACAAATGTTATGAGAGCATTATGCGGAGAAGGAAATGCAAATTCGTCTTTAAAGGGTAGAATATTGACAACAAAATATGGTAATAGCGAAtatgattattataattatcatgATGGTGAAGATAGCAATTATAATAGTTTTGAAAGGTTACATGAacaaacaagaaaaaatttatataaaagaaaaaagagaaaaactCTATTAAGTTCTATTGGTAAAACTTTAAAGAAATATGATAAGAGGTATGAGGATAAAGTAATGAGTGCTTTCTACATTGATGATAgaagaaataatgataatgtaTATAACCTTCAGTTTATAGTTAGCAAGGTTGCCCAAATTAGTACTCCAGTTCTTCTATCGATTATGTATGCATTCATAagtttttgtttatttacaTCAACATTTATTCGCATTTTTCTACcatttttagtttttatagcatctattttatatactgtgaaaaaatttgtaaaatgtTATGTAAAAGCaattagaaaagaaaaaatttataattcaaAAGGAAAGATACAGATGAAATATGACTATTAA